From Micromonospora rifamycinica, a single genomic window includes:
- a CDS encoding PhoX family protein, producing the protein MSDRPRLLPLLGATRHGSRDAMTCLYRCGNACDHPVPNTSGNTYFGDLVEGEVSRRGVVRAGAVGALVLGFGGALAGAAPAGAARATPVVPEVSDPTAPQRGVGSGALTFKPIPPNQLDTLVVPNGYDHSVVIRWGDPVLPGAPRFDLHGQTAAAQAKQFGYNNDFVGVLPLDRRGKRALLVVNHEYTNEDLMFPGFTGLDNLTVEQLRTAMAAHGMSVVELERVDGSGQWRPVGQGRRPYNRRVTALATKFELTGPAAGSAWLRTAADPKGRTVVGTLNNCAGGVTPWGTVLSGEENFNQYFVGADAAPAELKPRFDRYGISTTARYPSGSRKWERADERFDLAKHPHEAHRFGWIVEIDPFDPESRPRKHTALGRFKHEGANVIVARDKRVVAYMGDDERFDYLYKFVSDKKFMPGDSWVARKNNLTLLESGTLYVAQFSQTSAAEIDGSGKLPADGAFNGTGRWIRLVSGNRSYVDGMTAADVLTFTRLAGDKVGATKMDRPEDVEPSLLTGKVYVALTNNSDRGKAGKPAADEINPRNLNKHGQVLELVEDRGDNTAESFAWSLPIVAGDPTDPSTYFAGYDKTKVSPISCPDNVAFDATGNLWISTDGNALGSNDGLFATAVEGPERGHLKQFLTVPLGAETCGPFITGDNRSVFVAVQHPGEITGASVEKPASTWPDGDYAKPGVVVTWRLDGGPIGS; encoded by the coding sequence ATGAGCGACCGTCCCCGGCTGCTCCCGCTGCTCGGTGCCACCCGGCACGGCAGCCGCGACGCGATGACCTGTCTGTACCGCTGCGGCAACGCCTGCGACCATCCGGTACCCAACACCTCCGGCAACACCTACTTCGGCGACCTGGTCGAGGGCGAGGTCTCCCGGCGGGGCGTGGTCCGGGCGGGCGCGGTGGGCGCCCTGGTGCTCGGCTTCGGCGGCGCGCTGGCCGGAGCGGCTCCCGCCGGTGCCGCGCGGGCCACCCCGGTGGTGCCCGAGGTCAGCGACCCGACCGCGCCGCAGCGCGGCGTCGGCAGCGGGGCGCTGACCTTCAAGCCGATCCCGCCGAACCAGCTCGACACCCTGGTCGTCCCCAACGGGTACGACCACAGCGTGGTCATCCGCTGGGGCGACCCGGTGCTGCCCGGTGCGCCCCGGTTCGACCTGCACGGGCAGACCGCCGCCGCCCAGGCCAAGCAGTTCGGCTACAACAACGACTTCGTCGGGGTGCTGCCGCTGGACCGGCGGGGCAAGCGGGCGCTGCTCGTGGTCAACCACGAGTACACCAACGAGGACCTGATGTTCCCCGGCTTCACCGGCCTGGACAACCTCACCGTCGAGCAGCTGCGCACCGCGATGGCCGCGCACGGCATGTCCGTGGTGGAGCTGGAGCGGGTGGACGGCAGCGGGCAGTGGCGGCCAGTGGGTCAGGGCCGGCGGCCGTACAACCGGCGGGTCACCGCGCTGGCCACGAAGTTCGAGCTGACCGGTCCGGCCGCCGGTTCGGCCTGGCTGCGGACCGCCGCCGACCCGAAGGGCCGCACGGTGGTCGGCACCCTGAACAACTGCGCGGGCGGGGTCACCCCCTGGGGGACGGTGCTCTCCGGCGAGGAGAACTTCAACCAGTACTTCGTCGGCGCCGACGCCGCGCCCGCCGAGCTGAAGCCGAGGTTCGACCGGTACGGCATCAGCACCACCGCCCGCTACCCGAGCGGCAGCCGTAAGTGGGAGCGGGCCGACGAGCGGTTCGACCTGGCGAAGCACCCCCACGAGGCGCACCGGTTCGGGTGGATCGTGGAGATCGACCCGTTCGACCCGGAGAGCCGCCCGCGCAAGCACACCGCGCTGGGCCGGTTCAAGCACGAGGGCGCCAACGTGATCGTGGCCCGCGACAAACGGGTGGTCGCGTACATGGGTGACGACGAGCGGTTCGACTACCTCTACAAGTTCGTCTCCGACAAGAAGTTCATGCCGGGCGACTCCTGGGTGGCCCGCAAGAACAACCTGACCCTGCTGGAGTCGGGCACCCTCTACGTGGCGCAGTTCAGCCAGACCAGCGCCGCCGAGATCGACGGCTCGGGCAAGCTGCCCGCCGACGGCGCGTTCAACGGCACCGGTCGGTGGATCAGGTTGGTCAGTGGCAACCGCTCGTACGTCGACGGGATGACCGCCGCGGACGTGCTCACCTTCACCCGGCTCGCCGGGGACAAGGTCGGCGCGACCAAGATGGACCGGCCGGAGGACGTCGAGCCGAGCCTGCTCACCGGCAAGGTGTACGTGGCGCTGACCAACAACTCCGACCGGGGCAAGGCCGGCAAGCCGGCCGCCGACGAGATCAACCCGCGTAACCTCAACAAGCACGGGCAGGTCCTGGAGCTGGTCGAGGACCGGGGCGACAACACGGCGGAGTCCTTCGCCTGGTCGCTGCCGATCGTCGCCGGTGACCCGACCGACCCGTCGACCTACTTCGCCGGGTACGACAAGACCAAGGTCTCCCCGATCTCCTGCCCGGACAACGTCGCCTTCGACGCCACCGGCAACCTCTGGATCTCCACCGACGGCAACGCGCTGGGCAGCAACGACGGCCTCTTCGCCACCGCCGTCGAGGGGCCCGAGCGGGGGCACCTGAAGCAGTTCCTCACCGTTCCGCTGGGCGCGGAGACCTGTGGGCCGTTCATCACCGGCGACAACCGGTCGGTCTTCGTGGCGGTGCAGCACCCCGGCGAGATCACCGGTGCGTCGGTGGAGAAGCCGGCGTCGACCTGGCCGGACGGCGACTACGCCAAGCCGGGCGTGGTGGTCACCTGGCGGCTCGACGGCGGCCCGATCGGCAGCTGA
- a CDS encoding IclR family transcriptional regulator: protein MRDPLAEPSDLIRSVSRALRVLESVGRAPKGLTVKQIARRCELTVATTYHLVRTLAYEGYVIRREDGTYIVGLEIADRYRELVTAFRGPVAVGESLRRVAVDTGWSHYLGRFVGGQVAVTAVAEGVRSPYLEDMVPGFDEGAHATALGKALLATLTSEQRLRYLRDYGMRPFTTATLTSPEAFEADLAAGDRRGMQLELGQFRQGVACAAVLVTPDKDLERRVVLACALPASEMMTSARVVRAKLLTAARAVADGIAADA from the coding sequence GTGCGTGACCCCCTGGCGGAACCTTCGGATCTGATCCGGAGCGTTTCCCGCGCACTACGCGTGCTCGAGTCGGTCGGTCGTGCCCCGAAGGGGCTGACCGTCAAACAGATCGCCCGGCGGTGCGAGTTGACCGTCGCCACCACCTACCACCTGGTCCGCACCCTGGCCTACGAGGGTTACGTGATCCGCCGGGAGGACGGCACCTACATCGTCGGCCTGGAGATCGCCGACCGCTACCGCGAACTGGTCACCGCGTTCCGTGGGCCGGTCGCCGTCGGTGAGTCGCTGCGGCGGGTAGCCGTCGACACCGGGTGGAGCCACTACCTGGGCCGGTTCGTCGGCGGCCAGGTGGCGGTCACCGCCGTCGCCGAAGGGGTCCGCTCGCCGTACCTGGAGGACATGGTCCCCGGTTTCGACGAGGGCGCGCACGCCACCGCCCTGGGCAAGGCGCTGCTGGCCACCCTCACCTCCGAGCAGCGCCTGCGCTACCTGCGCGACTACGGCATGCGGCCGTTCACCACCGCCACCCTCACCAGCCCCGAGGCGTTCGAGGCGGACCTGGCCGCCGGTGACCGGCGGGGGATGCAACTGGAGCTGGGCCAGTTCCGGCAGGGGGTGGCCTGCGCCGCCGTGCTGGTCACCCCGGACAAGGACCTGGAACGTCGGGTGGTGCTGGCCTGCGCGTTGCCGGCCAGCGAGATGATGACCTCCGCCCGGGTGGTCCGGGCCAAGCTGCTCACCGCCGCCCGCGCCGTCGCCGACGGCATCGCCGCGGACGCCTGA
- a CDS encoding anti-sigma factor family protein, with translation MTRCEFAHDDGAYVLGALAPADRAAYERHLGGCAACREAVAEIAVLPGLLGRLDPTTLEEFLPPPPEISRVPDLIAVARERRRRERTRHRRRYAVTALVAAAFALVLGFGGASALRPPATPTPTTQAVRMVAMAPVAAKTPAVHAEIGLRGTKWGTEVTMHCGYDATADYGKAYTFRLLARGPDDATEQIASWLAAPGDDVNLHGATRFTDAELVRFELLRSDGTMVLSYDVR, from the coding sequence ATGACCCGCTGCGAGTTCGCGCACGACGACGGCGCGTACGTGCTGGGGGCGCTCGCTCCCGCCGACCGGGCGGCCTACGAACGGCACCTCGGCGGCTGCGCGGCCTGCCGGGAGGCGGTGGCCGAGATCGCCGTGCTGCCGGGCCTGCTCGGTCGGCTCGACCCGACCACGCTGGAGGAGTTCCTCCCACCACCGCCGGAGATCAGCCGGGTGCCCGACCTGATCGCCGTCGCCCGGGAGCGGCGTCGCCGCGAGCGGACCCGCCACCGCCGCCGGTACGCCGTGACCGCGCTGGTCGCCGCCGCCTTCGCCCTGGTGCTCGGCTTCGGTGGGGCCTCCGCCCTGCGCCCGCCGGCCACGCCCACGCCGACCACCCAGGCGGTACGGATGGTCGCCATGGCGCCGGTCGCCGCGAAGACCCCGGCGGTGCACGCGGAGATCGGCCTGCGGGGCACCAAGTGGGGCACCGAGGTCACCATGCACTGCGGGTACGACGCGACGGCCGACTACGGCAAGGCGTACACGTTCCGGCTGCTGGCGCGCGGCCCGGACGACGCGACGGAGCAGATCGCCTCGTGGCTGGCCGCGCCCGGCGACGACGTGAACCTGCACGGTGCGACCCGCTTCACCGACGCCGAACTGGTCCGCTTCGAACTGCTGCGTTCCGACGGCACGATGGTGCTCAGCTACGACGTCCGCTGA
- the eccE gene encoding type VII secretion protein EccE translates to MSASTTDRPARRQPPPRAHRRPPRPGAAVRPGQVVAAQVALALPVAAYGRGATPAVLAALGAVVLVGLGWGRWRGRWLFDWWGTVAGYVSRRRGLPADASPAALLDLLVPDAALGSVELAAGPAGMVDDPAGLTVLLDLGDPGDLLGDRSQPLPAPGTLLPPAGAGQPPVRVQLLLCAVPAPAAAVAGGPAGTSYRQLTEGRLPGQERALLAVRVLRVPGWADADLRRALAGTVRRIVRRVGPLPARPLGEHAVLRVLGELAHRDAGLPVRETWSVLHVGELCQATFRLDRWPDARVDPGRLLVARLLALPATATTVSLCVGPHAGDDTAPTPAELTVRLAAATPAALEHAAEGLCRLAADAGGELRRLDGAQLPGLTATLPLAVPAVAEVTAPGVEPPELTLHRAGLVVGGDRHGGAVTVRLFRAEGTRLVLVGGLAAAQLLVLRAVALGAGVVVQTGRPRAWEPFVRGVGGHQGGVVVVPTGRAVGAGGAPLRPLLVVIDAGTPVGEPAPGVGWVSTLVVRDALTPADLDTLGRADLAVLQPLDPAEAALAGTALGLGGSAEWLTRIRDDMVAVVNRRALRWALLSPTPIESRLVGRPGRR, encoded by the coding sequence GTGTCGGCGAGCACGACCGATCGTCCGGCCCGGCGTCAGCCGCCGCCGCGGGCACACCGGCGTCCGCCCCGTCCGGGCGCTGCCGTACGCCCCGGCCAGGTGGTCGCCGCGCAGGTCGCCCTGGCGTTGCCGGTGGCCGCGTACGGTCGCGGGGCCACGCCGGCCGTGCTCGCCGCCCTCGGTGCGGTGGTGCTGGTCGGCCTCGGCTGGGGGCGCTGGCGCGGGCGCTGGCTCTTCGACTGGTGGGGCACCGTCGCCGGGTACGTCAGCCGACGGCGCGGGCTGCCCGCCGACGCCTCCCCGGCGGCCCTGCTGGACCTGCTGGTCCCGGACGCCGCGCTGGGGTCGGTGGAGCTGGCCGCAGGTCCGGCCGGGATGGTCGACGACCCCGCCGGGCTGACCGTCCTGCTCGACCTCGGCGACCCGGGTGACCTGCTCGGCGACCGGTCCCAGCCGCTCCCCGCACCCGGCACGCTGCTGCCGCCCGCCGGGGCGGGGCAGCCACCCGTACGGGTGCAGTTGCTGCTGTGCGCGGTACCCGCACCGGCCGCGGCGGTGGCCGGCGGTCCGGCCGGCACGTCGTACCGGCAGTTGACCGAGGGGCGGCTCCCGGGACAGGAACGGGCCCTGCTCGCGGTCCGGGTGCTGCGGGTACCCGGCTGGGCCGACGCCGACCTGCGGCGGGCGCTCGCCGGCACGGTCCGGCGGATCGTCCGTCGGGTCGGGCCACTACCGGCCCGGCCGCTCGGCGAGCACGCCGTCCTGCGGGTGCTGGGCGAACTCGCCCACCGCGACGCCGGGCTCCCGGTCCGGGAGACCTGGTCGGTGCTGCACGTCGGTGAGCTCTGCCAGGCGACCTTCCGGTTGGACCGCTGGCCCGACGCCCGGGTCGATCCGGGTCGTCTCCTGGTGGCCCGGCTGCTGGCCCTGCCGGCGACCGCCACCACGGTGTCGCTCTGCGTCGGCCCGCACGCCGGCGACGACACCGCGCCGACGCCGGCCGAGCTGACGGTACGGCTGGCCGCCGCGACGCCGGCCGCGCTGGAGCACGCCGCCGAAGGGTTGTGCCGGCTCGCCGCCGACGCCGGGGGTGAGCTGCGCCGGCTCGACGGCGCGCAGCTGCCCGGCCTGACCGCCACCCTGCCGCTGGCGGTACCCGCGGTGGCGGAGGTGACCGCGCCGGGGGTCGAGCCACCGGAGCTGACCCTGCACCGGGCCGGGCTGGTGGTGGGGGGCGACCGGCACGGTGGCGCGGTGACGGTCCGGCTGTTCCGCGCCGAGGGCACCCGGCTGGTGCTGGTCGGCGGGCTGGCGGCGGCACAGCTGCTGGTGCTGCGGGCCGTGGCGTTGGGGGCGGGGGTGGTCGTGCAGACCGGTCGACCGCGGGCCTGGGAGCCGTTCGTCCGGGGGGTCGGCGGTCACCAGGGCGGGGTCGTGGTGGTGCCGACCGGCCGGGCGGTCGGTGCGGGCGGGGCACCGCTGCGACCGCTGCTGGTGGTGATCGACGCCGGCACCCCGGTGGGTGAGCCGGCTCCCGGGGTGGGTTGGGTGTCCACCCTGGTGGTCCGGGACGCGCTGACCCCGGCCGACCTGGACACGCTGGGCCGGGCCGACCTGGCGGTGCTGCAACCGCTCGACCCGGCGGAGGCCGCCCTGGCGGGCACGGCGCTGGGGCTGGGCGGTTCGGCGGAGTGGCTGACCCGGATCCGGGACGACATGGTGGCGGTGGTCAACCGGCGGGCGCTGCGCTGGGCGCTGCTCTCGCCGACCCCGATCGAGTCGCGGCTGGTCGGCCGGCCCGGACGGCGCTGA
- a CDS encoding phage holin family protein, giving the protein MDLLKGLLIRLGSTAVAFWLATLLIPGITLDTDSAGEAIVTLVLVSVIFGVVNAVLQPIIKTVGCGFYLLTLGLIALVVNGLLFLLTSWIADQADLPFHVDGFWPEAVLGALLVGIVTWILGAILDRD; this is encoded by the coding sequence ATGGATCTTCTGAAGGGTCTCCTGATCCGCCTGGGTTCCACGGCGGTGGCCTTCTGGCTGGCGACACTGCTCATCCCGGGCATCACGCTCGACACCGACTCGGCCGGCGAGGCGATCGTCACCCTGGTACTGGTGTCGGTGATCTTCGGCGTGGTCAACGCGGTGCTCCAGCCGATCATCAAGACCGTCGGCTGCGGGTTCTACCTGCTCACCCTCGGGCTGATCGCCCTGGTCGTCAACGGCCTGCTGTTCCTGCTCACCAGCTGGATCGCCGACCAGGCGGACCTGCCGTTCCACGTGGACGGGTTCTGGCCGGAGGCGGTCCTCGGCGCGCTCCTCGTCGGCATCGTGACCTGGATTCTCGGCGCCATCCTCGACCGCGACTGA
- a CDS encoding MFS transporter — MTDTALSPTPSRPAVRPLRASVGAVATTVASVLPVFLVGGLAVQMGDDLGFSPAGLGLAVSVYFGVSALASLPSGRLVERVGPVVVARVATGLAAGCLLAIAGLARSYPVLVALLALSATANALGQLASNAALARHVPARRQGLSFGVKQAAVPASTLLAGAAVPAVALTAGWRWAFVAAAVAALAALPAVPPGTAAPARERAAERGGGATVALVVVGVAATLAAGAANALGTFVVDSSVHRGLAPGPAGLVLTLGGAVCVAARIGVGWLADRQATGHVTLIAAMLVVGAVGLGLLAVAGPGPLTVGVVLGFGLGWAWPGLLNFAVVRLHPRAPAAATSITQTGVYAGGCVGPLGLGALAGAYGYPAMWLTAAVAMVVAAVLMLTGSRLLTRSAVG, encoded by the coding sequence ATGACCGACACCGCGCTCAGCCCTACGCCGAGCCGACCGGCCGTCCGCCCCCTGCGGGCCAGCGTCGGAGCGGTCGCCACCACCGTCGCCAGCGTCCTGCCGGTCTTCCTGGTCGGCGGGCTCGCCGTGCAGATGGGCGACGATCTCGGCTTCTCCCCCGCCGGGCTGGGCCTGGCGGTCTCCGTGTACTTCGGGGTCAGCGCGCTGGCCTCGTTGCCGTCCGGCCGGCTGGTGGAGCGGGTCGGCCCGGTCGTGGTGGCCCGGGTCGCCACCGGGCTCGCCGCCGGTTGCCTGCTCGCCATCGCCGGGCTGGCCCGGTCGTACCCGGTGCTGGTGGCACTGCTCGCGCTGAGCGCCACCGCGAACGCGCTGGGCCAACTCGCCAGCAACGCCGCGCTGGCCCGGCACGTGCCCGCCCGGCGGCAGGGCCTGTCGTTCGGGGTGAAGCAGGCGGCCGTCCCGGCCTCCACGCTGCTGGCCGGGGCGGCGGTGCCGGCGGTCGCCCTCACCGCCGGGTGGCGGTGGGCGTTCGTGGCCGCCGCCGTCGCCGCGCTGGCCGCCCTGCCGGCCGTACCGCCGGGGACGGCCGCACCGGCGCGGGAGCGTGCGGCGGAACGCGGTGGCGGGGCCACGGTGGCGCTGGTGGTGGTCGGGGTGGCGGCCACCCTCGCGGCCGGGGCCGCCAACGCGCTGGGCACCTTCGTGGTCGACTCGTCGGTGCACCGGGGACTCGCCCCCGGCCCGGCCGGGCTGGTGCTCACCCTGGGCGGCGCGGTCTGCGTGGCCGCCCGGATCGGCGTCGGCTGGCTGGCCGACCGGCAGGCCACCGGCCACGTCACGCTGATCGCCGCGATGCTGGTGGTCGGGGCCGTCGGGTTGGGCCTGCTGGCGGTCGCCGGCCCGGGGCCGCTGACCGTCGGGGTGGTGCTCGGCTTCGGACTGGGCTGGGCCTGGCCGGGGTTGCTGAACTTCGCGGTGGTCCGGCTGCACCCGCGGGCTCCGGCCGCCGCCACCTCGATCACCCAGACCGGGGTGTACGCGGGCGGCTGCGTCGGCCCGCTCGGCCTCGGTGCGCTGGCCGGAGCGTACGGCTATCCGGCGATGTGGCTGACCGCCGCGGTCGCCATGGTCGTCGCGGCCGTCCTCATGCTCACCGGCAGCCGGCTGCTCACCCGGTCCGCCGTCGGCTGA
- a CDS encoding sigma-70 family RNA polymerase sigma factor, with amino-acid sequence MLRALHDEHGEALYTHALRLVNGDRTRAEDLVQETLLRAWRHPESLDPRRGSVRAWLFTTARNLAIDAWRRRSTRVGEVYTDDLPEPSETVDEAERAVEAWTVAEALSRLSPTHREVLVECFYQGRSVAEAAARLGVPPGTVKSRTHYALRSLRLALAEMGVTG; translated from the coding sequence CTGCTGCGCGCCCTGCACGACGAGCACGGCGAGGCGCTCTACACGCATGCGCTGCGGCTGGTCAACGGGGACCGGACCCGGGCCGAGGACCTGGTGCAGGAGACCCTGCTGCGGGCCTGGCGGCATCCCGAGTCACTGGACCCGCGCCGCGGCTCGGTCCGGGCCTGGCTCTTCACCACCGCCCGCAACCTGGCCATCGACGCGTGGCGACGACGGTCGACCCGGGTCGGCGAGGTGTACACCGACGACCTGCCCGAGCCGTCGGAGACGGTCGACGAGGCGGAGCGCGCGGTGGAGGCCTGGACCGTCGCGGAGGCGCTGAGCCGGCTCAGCCCCACCCACCGGGAGGTGCTGGTCGAGTGCTTCTACCAGGGCCGTTCGGTGGCCGAGGCGGCAGCCCGGCTGGGGGTGCCACCGGGGACGGTCAAGTCCCGCACCCACTACGCTCTGCGTTCACTACGGTTGGCCCTGGCCGAGATGGGGGTGACCGGATGA
- the rarD gene encoding EamA family transporter RarD produces MTPLRLGYLYGFGSYLIWGFFPIYLKLLRPAGPVEILAHRIIWSVLFVALLLAALRNVGFLRSLARRPRTLAGIGVAAALIAVNWGSYIYGVNSDRVVETALGYFINPLVSVLLGVFVLRERLRPAQWTALGVGAAAVAVLTVDYGRPPYLALVLAVSFAGYGLAKKRLGLPAAEGLFVESAVLALPALAYLGWLAARGGLAFGHVSAGHTALLVAAGVATAVPLLLFAGAANRLPLTALGMLQYVAPILQLGCGVLIFHEPMPPARLAGFALVWAALLIFTLDALRHGRRTRAVARATAPLTVTNH; encoded by the coding sequence GTGACTCCGCTGCGGCTCGGCTATCTCTACGGCTTCGGTTCGTACCTGATCTGGGGTTTCTTCCCGATCTACCTGAAGCTGCTCCGCCCGGCGGGGCCGGTGGAGATCCTCGCCCACCGGATCATCTGGTCGGTGCTCTTCGTCGCGCTGCTGCTCGCCGCGCTGCGCAACGTCGGTTTCCTGCGGTCGCTCGCCCGTCGTCCCCGGACCCTGGCCGGGATCGGGGTGGCGGCGGCGTTGATCGCGGTGAACTGGGGCAGCTACATCTACGGGGTGAACTCCGACCGGGTGGTGGAGACGGCGCTCGGCTACTTCATCAACCCGCTGGTGTCGGTGCTGCTCGGGGTGTTCGTGCTGCGGGAGCGGCTGCGCCCGGCGCAGTGGACGGCGCTCGGGGTGGGCGCGGCGGCGGTCGCGGTGCTCACCGTCGACTACGGTCGGCCGCCCTACCTGGCGTTGGTCCTGGCGGTCAGCTTCGCCGGCTACGGGCTGGCCAAGAAGCGGCTCGGGCTGCCGGCGGCGGAGGGGTTGTTCGTCGAGTCGGCGGTGCTCGCGCTGCCCGCCCTGGCCTACCTGGGCTGGCTGGCGGCCCGGGGCGGGTTGGCGTTCGGCCACGTCTCGGCCGGGCACACCGCGCTGCTGGTGGCGGCGGGCGTGGCGACCGCCGTCCCGCTACTGCTCTTCGCGGGCGCGGCCAACCGGCTGCCGCTGACCGCGCTGGGCATGCTCCAGTACGTGGCCCCGATCCTCCAGCTGGGCTGCGGCGTGCTGATCTTCCACGAACCGATGCCGCCGGCCCGGCTGGCCGGCTTCGCCCTGGTCTGGGCCGCTCTGTTGATCTTCACCCTGGACGCGCTGCGGCACGGCCGGCGGACCCGGGCCGTCGCCCGCGCCACCGCCCCGCTGACCGTCACCAACCACTGA
- a CDS encoding WXG100 family type VII secretion target, producing the protein MSQTQAEAAVMQHTAAKFEQVDQSLQAMLTGLMAELAVLQQAWRGAGGRSFEQVKQQWGRDQAALQRALRETATAIRTAGRQYDVSDTEAAGRVAGTDRGIRLPL; encoded by the coding sequence GTGTCCCAGACCCAGGCAGAAGCCGCGGTGATGCAGCACACCGCCGCGAAGTTCGAGCAGGTGGACCAGTCCCTACAGGCCATGCTGACCGGCCTGATGGCCGAGCTGGCGGTGTTGCAGCAGGCCTGGCGGGGTGCCGGTGGGCGCTCGTTCGAGCAGGTCAAGCAGCAGTGGGGAAGGGACCAGGCTGCCCTGCAACGGGCCCTGCGGGAGACCGCCACGGCCATCCGCACCGCCGGCCGGCAGTACGACGTCTCGGACACCGAGGCCGCCGGCCGGGTCGCCGGCACCGACCGCGGCATCCGACTGCCGCTCTGA
- a CDS encoding WXG100 family type VII secretion target → MDHGVLVVNFAALHQAGADIQKALNTLDSQLGQLERDAAPLVAGWDGEARQAYEQRQARWRSASQDLQAMLRDIKIAVDDSAADYLDTEKRNVGLFQ, encoded by the coding sequence ATGGACCACGGTGTGCTGGTCGTCAACTTCGCCGCGCTGCACCAGGCCGGCGCGGACATCCAGAAGGCGTTGAACACCCTCGACTCGCAGCTCGGCCAGCTCGAACGGGACGCCGCGCCGCTGGTCGCCGGCTGGGACGGCGAGGCCCGGCAGGCGTACGAGCAGCGGCAGGCCCGGTGGCGCTCGGCGTCGCAGGACCTCCAGGCCATGCTGCGCGACATCAAGATCGCGGTGGACGACTCCGCCGCCGACTATCTCGACACCGAGAAGCGGAACGTCGGCCTGTTCCAGTGA
- the mycP gene encoding type VII secretion-associated serine protease mycosin codes for MFRPDGRGALTILAAALLTALPLVAVSSVTPARAAPTCATSPAPARPVAAVPWPQQRYAPQRLTPLATGAGVTVAVIDSGVDRRHPQLRGRVLDGADFLDPGGDGTRDCAGHGTGVASIIAAGEDAGVAFRGLAPGVRILPVRVSEQQVVEGRESGRTVSAAGFAEAVRWAVDHDADVLNLSVVLYADDPDVRDAIDYAVRRDVIVVAAAGNLHDSGDPLPYPAAYDGVLGVGAVTPTGTRATFSQTGPYVDLVAPGSDVLMAAPGQGHQRAEGTSYAVPFVAGTAALLRAYRPDLSAPEVTRRIVGTTDPAPGGPRDGYGAGVLNPYRAVVETGTGPLPTTRPEMALPAERADPALPARRNRRAAARDRALLVATVVGGLVGAAVLLAVVLPRGTRRRWHPARST; via the coding sequence ATGTTCCGACCCGATGGTCGAGGGGCGCTGACGATCCTGGCCGCAGCCCTGCTCACCGCGCTACCGCTGGTCGCCGTGTCGTCGGTCACCCCGGCCCGCGCCGCCCCGACCTGCGCCACGTCGCCCGCGCCGGCCCGGCCGGTCGCCGCCGTGCCGTGGCCCCAGCAACGGTACGCCCCGCAACGGCTCACCCCGCTGGCCACCGGAGCCGGCGTCACCGTGGCCGTGATCGACTCGGGCGTCGACCGGCGGCACCCCCAGCTGCGGGGCCGGGTGCTAGACGGCGCGGACTTCCTCGACCCGGGCGGCGACGGCACCCGCGACTGCGCCGGGCACGGCACCGGCGTGGCCAGCATCATCGCCGCCGGGGAGGATGCCGGGGTGGCCTTCCGGGGGCTCGCGCCCGGGGTCCGCATCCTGCCGGTACGGGTCAGCGAACAGCAGGTCGTCGAGGGGCGGGAGTCTGGGCGCACGGTCAGCGCCGCCGGTTTCGCCGAAGCCGTCCGGTGGGCGGTGGACCACGACGCCGACGTGCTCAACCTCTCCGTCGTGTTGTACGCCGACGACCCGGACGTGCGGGACGCGATCGACTACGCGGTCCGGCGGGACGTGATCGTGGTGGCCGCCGCCGGCAACCTGCACGACAGCGGCGACCCGCTGCCCTACCCGGCCGCCTACGACGGGGTGCTCGGCGTGGGGGCGGTCACCCCGACCGGCACCCGGGCCACGTTCTCGCAGACCGGGCCGTACGTCGACCTGGTCGCTCCGGGCAGCGACGTGCTGATGGCCGCGCCGGGGCAGGGCCACCAGCGGGCCGAGGGAACCAGCTACGCCGTCCCGTTCGTGGCGGGTACCGCGGCGTTGCTGCGCGCGTACCGGCCGGACCTGAGCGCCCCGGAGGTGACCCGCCGGATCGTGGGCACCACCGACCCGGCACCCGGTGGGCCGCGGGACGGCTACGGAGCCGGGGTGCTCAACCCGTACCGGGCGGTGGTGGAGACCGGCACCGGCCCGCTGCCGACCACCCGGCCGGAGATGGCCCTGCCGGCGGAGCGGGCCGACCCGGCGCTACCGGCCCGGCGGAACCGCCGGGCGGCGGCCCGGGACCGGGCACTGCTGGTCGCCACGGTCGTCGGCGGGCTGGTGGGGGCGGCCGTCCTGCTGGCCGTGGTGCTTCCCCGGGGCACCCGCCGCCGCTGGCACCCCGCCCGGTCCACCTGA